The Prevotella melaninogenica genome window below encodes:
- a CDS encoding helix-turn-helix transcriptional regulator, whose product MKNSIRVERAIKRMTQAQLAELIGVSRQTIVAIESEKYVPSTVLSLKIARVFDKRVDDIFELEKSD is encoded by the coding sequence ATGAAGAATAGTATAAGAGTAGAGCGGGCAATAAAGCGTATGACCCAAGCGCAATTAGCAGAACTTATAGGGGTGTCCCGTCAAACGATTGTCGCTATTGAAAGCGAGAAGTATGTTCCCTCAACAGTTCTCAGTCTGAAGATTGCACGTGTTTTCGATAAGCGTGTAGATGATATTTTTGAACTTGAAAAAAGCGATTAA